Proteins from a single region of Alphaproteobacteria bacterium:
- a CDS encoding SRPBCC family protein: MSVLDNLPKWHPMPGDNDWADRHGTKERYPEMDTDPIPVEPYVSPEFFEAEREKIFKKMWLYAGRMERLPNPGDYFVQKFEVLRAEPHSTVPSFIFMRGKDNKVRAFYNACQHRGTEVAWDETETWATSHRKFLSCRFHGWTYDNEGKLVHVPDEGQFFGGVDKSCRGLKEVPCAVWKDFIFMNLDPKPRQTLMEQLGSIADVLKDFPFENMRKVGIWTSTVRCNWKVALDAFQEGYHVSTVHAGTIPEAFNGALNQFCRPTSIRLYEQGNRGVTFMVSPDYAPPPAEIWARSRGSSWYAAGGDIKDEFPGANPEDDPYFAFSLNGVFPNMIVDPFIGGYYGHEFWPIDVNTTRWIGSINFLPPEKPSDIMVQEHGKVLLRDAFREDTVTLEASQSGIESGALDSVLMCDPESAPRHLVRACMEIVNS; the protein is encoded by the coding sequence ATGAGCGTACTCGACAATCTGCCAAAGTGGCACCCGATGCCAGGAGACAATGACTGGGCCGACCGGCACGGGACCAAGGAACGGTATCCCGAGATGGACACCGACCCCATTCCGGTGGAGCCCTATGTTTCTCCGGAATTCTTCGAGGCCGAGCGGGAAAAGATTTTCAAGAAAATGTGGCTGTATGCCGGGCGCATGGAGCGGCTTCCCAATCCGGGCGATTATTTCGTCCAGAAATTCGAGGTCCTGCGCGCCGAACCGCACAGTACAGTCCCGAGCTTCATCTTCATGCGGGGCAAGGACAACAAGGTCCGCGCCTTTTACAATGCCTGCCAGCATCGCGGCACCGAAGTCGCCTGGGACGAGACGGAGACGTGGGCGACCTCGCACCGGAAGTTCCTGTCCTGCCGATTCCATGGCTGGACCTATGACAACGAAGGCAAGCTGGTGCATGTGCCGGACGAGGGGCAGTTCTTTGGCGGGGTCGACAAATCCTGCCGCGGTCTGAAGGAAGTCCCCTGCGCGGTCTGGAAGGACTTCATCTTCATGAACCTCGATCCGAAGCCGCGCCAGACACTGATGGAGCAGTTGGGCTCGATCGCCGATGTGCTCAAGGACTTCCCGTTCGAGAATATGCGGAAGGTGGGCATCTGGACGTCGACCGTGCGCTGTAACTGGAAAGTGGCGCTGGACGCCTTCCAGGAAGGCTATCATGTGAGCACGGTGCATGCCGGGACCATCCCCGAGGCGTTTAACGGGGCGCTCAACCAATTCTGCCGGCCCACTTCGATCCGCCTTTACGAACAGGGCAATCGCGGTGTGACCTTCATGGTCTCACCCGACTACGCACCGCCTCCGGCCGAAATCTGGGCCCGTTCGCGAGGCTCGTCCTGGTACGCCGCCGGCGGCGACATCAAGGACGAGTTCCCGGGCGCCAATCCTGAAGACGATCCGTATTTCGCCTTCAGCCTGAACGGGGTTTTCCCGAACATGATCGTCGACCCCTTTATCGGCGGATATTATGGCCATGAATTCTGGCCAATCGACGTCAACACGACCCGCTGGATCGGCAGCATCAACTTCCTGCCGCCCGAGAAGCCGAGCGACATCATGGTTCAGGAGCACGGCAAGGTTCTGCTGCGCGACGCGTTCCGCGAGGATACCGTTACGCTCGAGGCCAGCCAGTCCGGGATCGAATCCGGCGCTCTTGATTCGGTTCTGATGTGCGATCCCGAATCTGCGCCCCGCCATCTGGTGCGGGCCTGCATGGAGATCGTCAACAGCTAG
- a CDS encoding LuxR C-terminal-related transcriptional regulator has product MAKADPHLLQARFTPPLSDLPMVDRHRLTARLSESTARKLTLVTAPAGYGKTTLLALAHREMVRRGTPAAWLTIDRDETDFMQFARSILGAIQTARPEFGRSAAALLQAGIGITDRAILLSLANELSGVPESLYLFLDDAHELSATRALPALRALITGTPPNIHFVISSRSEIDIGIGRLRATGQLDEIGWTDLRFSTAETQQYFSKLNDIQLDSGVADRLLSKTEGWAAGIQLASLAIKNTSDIANLVDRITGDNRGIAEYLAEDVLKYLDSRTRDFILKISPLRRFSPALCQRVTGIADAEEILQALEAANLFIFPVDQARNWYRFHSLFSEFLKRQLEKSTPKAVNRIRLEASAWLEEQGFYDEAVEYAFQAGDSDYAARLIDRHAYDLWRAGHQSRLNGWAGRIPALVRGRYPRLRLIQAWALMTAGRIQAAENILVDVKHQMGLDKDDPEEAGIRDDNHDVIGDVLFVRLMLAYFGDDPERCEALGRRWLEGTYTPDPFLQGAALCLVANSRGLMFDLDYARRHAADISQLFQEAETQYGTIWSLSIMGATFLMAGFLDEAAKILNEALAVADSVGGKGSPLAAMPAMLMAELSYESDDLEAARGFLQDYQGGVGQLSFLDHIISWYTVQARLRCAADGQLKDALVVLDERGPQAARSVYQSSRLRASLVLEKLRILTLLGRPADVLELARMEGLTGPIEDYMPEAGQDFRALRLAQGRMRALLAEGAADQCLSLARKWLHLLRECDLPRPEIQFRILAALAYLALEDTPAAQRELRDAIRLGARHNIVRDFLDEPKALRAAVARTCSAMEVTDPEFQTFCRALRARLPEVAPKSRESEQREMATEDMPNERPTRRELEVLRLVASGLSNRQIGDALGLTENTVKWNLQQLYQKFGVHKRLQAIEHARRLGLLTEA; this is encoded by the coding sequence TTGGCAAAAGCGGACCCGCATTTGCTGCAGGCGCGGTTCACGCCCCCCCTGAGCGACCTGCCCATGGTCGACCGGCACCGGCTGACTGCGCGCCTGAGCGAGTCGACCGCGCGCAAGCTGACCCTTGTGACCGCGCCAGCCGGCTACGGCAAGACCACACTTCTCGCGCTCGCCCACCGCGAGATGGTCCGCCGCGGCACGCCGGCCGCCTGGCTGACGATCGACCGCGATGAAACCGATTTCATGCAGTTCGCCCGCAGTATCCTGGGGGCGATCCAGACCGCCCGCCCCGAATTTGGCCGCTCGGCGGCGGCCCTGCTTCAGGCGGGCATCGGCATTACAGACCGGGCCATCCTGCTGTCTCTGGCCAATGAGCTGTCCGGCGTGCCCGAGTCGCTCTATCTCTTTCTCGACGATGCGCACGAGTTGTCCGCGACCCGTGCCCTCCCGGCACTGCGCGCCCTGATCACCGGAACTCCCCCCAACATCCATTTTGTCATCAGCAGTCGCAGTGAAATCGATATCGGGATCGGCCGGCTGCGTGCCACGGGTCAGCTCGACGAGATCGGCTGGACGGATTTGCGTTTTTCCACGGCGGAAACGCAGCAGTATTTTTCCAAGCTCAACGACATACAACTGGATTCGGGCGTCGCGGACCGGCTTTTGTCCAAGACGGAGGGATGGGCGGCGGGAATTCAGCTTGCGTCGCTGGCGATCAAAAACACCTCCGACATCGCCAATCTGGTGGATCGGATCACCGGGGACAATCGCGGAATCGCCGAATATCTGGCCGAGGACGTCCTGAAATACCTCGATTCCCGGACCCGGGATTTCATCCTCAAGATCAGCCCGCTCCGGCGATTTTCTCCGGCGCTCTGCCAGCGGGTCACGGGGATCGCGGACGCGGAGGAAATCCTCCAGGCGCTCGAGGCGGCGAACCTGTTTATCTTCCCGGTTGACCAGGCGCGCAACTGGTATCGTTTCCATTCGCTTTTCTCGGAATTCCTCAAGCGTCAGCTCGAAAAGTCCACGCCGAAGGCCGTCAACCGGATCCGTCTCGAGGCCAGCGCCTGGCTGGAGGAACAGGGCTTTTACGACGAAGCCGTGGAGTACGCCTTTCAGGCCGGAGATTCGGACTATGCCGCGCGCCTGATCGACCGCCACGCCTACGATCTGTGGCGCGCCGGCCATCAGTCCCGCCTCAACGGATGGGCGGGCCGCATCCCGGCCCTCGTCCGGGGGCGATACCCGCGGCTTCGCCTCATACAGGCCTGGGCGCTCATGACCGCCGGCCGCATCCAGGCGGCCGAAAACATCCTGGTGGACGTCAAGCACCAGATGGGTCTCGACAAGGACGACCCGGAAGAAGCCGGCATCAGGGACGACAATCACGACGTGATCGGCGACGTTCTCTTCGTGCGTCTGATGCTGGCCTATTTCGGCGACGATCCCGAGCGTTGCGAGGCGCTCGGCCGGCGCTGGCTGGAAGGGACCTACACGCCCGATCCGTTTCTTCAGGGGGCCGCCCTCTGCCTGGTCGCGAATTCCCGCGGCCTCATGTTCGACCTCGACTATGCGCGCCGCCATGCGGCCGATATCAGTCAGCTTTTCCAGGAGGCGGAAACCCAATACGGCACGATCTGGTCGCTCTCGATCATGGGCGCCACGTTCCTGATGGCCGGTTTCCTGGATGAGGCCGCGAAAATACTGAACGAGGCCCTCGCCGTCGCCGACAGCGTCGGCGGCAAGGGTTCGCCGCTGGCCGCGATGCCGGCGATGCTGATGGCGGAGCTGTCATACGAAAGCGATGACCTCGAAGCCGCTCGCGGGTTCCTGCAGGATTACCAGGGCGGCGTCGGTCAGCTCAGCTTTCTCGATCACATCATAAGCTGGTACACGGTGCAGGCCCGGTTGCGTTGCGCGGCCGACGGCCAGTTGAAGGACGCCCTGGTTGTACTGGACGAGCGCGGCCCACAAGCGGCAAGGAGCGTTTATCAGTCCAGCCGGCTGCGCGCCTCGCTCGTCCTGGAGAAGCTGCGCATCCTGACGCTGCTGGGACGCCCGGCCGACGTGCTGGAGCTCGCCCGGATGGAGGGGCTGACCGGCCCGATTGAGGATTACATGCCCGAGGCCGGCCAGGATTTCCGCGCCCTGCGCCTTGCCCAGGGTCGCATGCGCGCGCTTCTGGCAGAAGGGGCGGCCGACCAATGCCTGAGCCTGGCGCGAAAATGGCTCCACCTGCTTCGCGAATGCGACCTGCCGCGGCCCGAAATCCAATTCCGCATACTGGCCGCCCTCGCCTATCTGGCCTTGGAGGACACGCCGGCGGCCCAGCGCGAATTGCGCGACGCCATACGCTTGGGCGCGCGGCACAACATCGTGCGCGATTTTCTCGACGAACCCAAAGCCTTGCGCGCGGCTGTCGCCCGCACCTGTTCGGCGATGGAGGTGACCGACCCCGAGTTTCAGACATTCTGCCGCGCGCTTCGGGCGCGATTGCCGGAGGTCGCACCCAAGAGCCGGGAATCCGAACAGCGGGAAATGGCGACCGAGGACATGCCAAACGAACGACCCACTCGCCGCGAACTGGAAGTCCTGCGCCTGGTCGCCAGCGGCCTGTCGAACCGCCAAATCGGCGATGCGCTCGGCCTTACCGAGAACACGGTCAAGTGGAACCTGCAGCAGCTTTATCAGAAATTTGGGGTCCACAAGCGGCTTCAGGCGATCGAACACGCCCGCCGCCTTGGCCTCCTGACCGAGGCCTGA
- a CDS encoding arsenate reductase ArsC, with protein sequence MTDRPYDVMFLCTGNSARSILAEAIINRLGEGKFRGFSAGSHPKGAVHPYVLDLLAKLNHPRDNVRSKSWDEFVAPDAPKLDFVFTVCDNAAREVCPVWPGQPMQAHWGIPDPVVAEGTEAERRLAFSEAYRMLSNRIGIFVNLPIRSLDRLSLQRRLDEIGSQPAELA encoded by the coding sequence ATGACCGACCGGCCCTATGACGTCATGTTCCTGTGCACCGGCAATTCAGCGCGCAGCATCCTCGCCGAAGCCATCATCAACCGGTTGGGCGAGGGCAAATTCCGAGGCTTCAGCGCGGGCAGTCATCCCAAGGGCGCGGTGCATCCCTACGTCCTCGATCTGCTGGCGAAGCTGAACCATCCGAGGGACAACGTGCGGTCCAAGTCCTGGGACGAGTTCGTCGCGCCGGATGCGCCGAAGCTCGATTTCGTCTTTACGGTCTGCGACAACGCGGCGCGCGAGGTCTGCCCGGTCTGGCCGGGCCAGCCGATGCAGGCCCACTGGGGGATCCCGGATCCCGTGGTAGCCGAAGGGACCGAGGCGGAGCGCCGGCTCGCGTTCTCGGAAGCGTATCGGATGCTGTCCAACCGGATCGGAATTTTCGTGAATTTGCCGATCCGGTCCCTGGACCGTCTGTCCCTGCAGCGCCGCCTCGACGAAATTGGCAGCCAGCCGGCTGAGCTCGCCTGA
- a CDS encoding carboxypeptidase regulatory-like domain-containing protein: MSGTILRSGRAAMVAGALALVSSPLAAAQISGKIVDEAGNPVPYVRVTVEGDQMVPTTTTVFSDTTGEFQTPDLKADYDPETMAVTTFRIGFEEAERNLEADGDDVVLNVTLKTKENVADQVPASAWYGGEPGDRDLHIAINECGGCHQMAAERMKVMAESLAGLSVEEKEQAWRGIVQYMRERALQMGPSDYEGSHLRWGLTEGSEEYMAAITPDGSFFMPKDEDWSVAYLARKLPDNFDYMTGYNDIEELGEYGVTKDTVIEEYSLPTFGWTREVSVAPGSPYVWFVELDKDRLGRLDPTDGSVKWVDVPGEGPQGPHTLNADADGNLWAALEESYSIGRYNPKTDKWDIFPPPEGVKFAITHDTAFDSNRHVVADEEGRIWLTLVGLNELWSVDLETKEVERHPLPLPEDETKFHAFVYGSIIEPDKSHIWWTQLHGFLGSFNIKEGYVDRIIPFPYGAAPRRMAIEPNGTLWVPLYGDGQLVKVDTEKGKILATYDMPDRKGASYSITWDPGREVVWVGTTNSDRVYRFDPKTERWTHYPLPRAEAFLRMIELDHETGDLWTSYSNFPIGPRDPEIYGRADANNMVVRIHPGD, from the coding sequence ATGTCTGGAACAATTTTAAGAAGCGGTCGCGCGGCAATGGTCGCCGGCGCGCTCGCCTTGGTTTCGTCACCGCTGGCGGCGGCGCAGATTTCGGGAAAGATCGTGGATGAGGCGGGCAATCCCGTTCCCTATGTTCGGGTTACCGTGGAGGGGGACCAGATGGTCCCGACGACGACGACGGTGTTTTCCGATACGACCGGCGAATTCCAGACCCCGGACCTCAAGGCCGATTACGATCCGGAGACCATGGCCGTGACCACGTTCCGCATCGGCTTCGAGGAGGCCGAGCGAAACCTGGAAGCTGACGGCGATGATGTCGTGCTGAATGTCACGCTGAAAACCAAGGAGAATGTCGCGGATCAGGTGCCGGCTTCGGCCTGGTACGGGGGAGAGCCCGGCGACCGCGACCTTCACATCGCCATCAACGAATGCGGCGGCTGCCATCAGATGGCGGCCGAGCGCATGAAGGTCATGGCCGAATCCCTGGCCGGACTCTCGGTCGAGGAGAAGGAGCAGGCCTGGCGCGGCATCGTGCAATACATGCGCGAGCGGGCGCTGCAGATGGGGCCGTCGGACTATGAAGGTTCGCATCTGCGCTGGGGCCTGACCGAGGGGTCCGAGGAATACATGGCGGCGATTACGCCCGACGGCAGCTTCTTCATGCCCAAGGATGAGGACTGGTCCGTTGCCTATCTGGCGCGCAAATTGCCGGACAATTTCGACTACATGACCGGCTATAACGATATCGAGGAGCTCGGCGAGTACGGGGTCACCAAGGACACGGTGATCGAGGAGTACAGCCTGCCCACCTTCGGTTGGACGCGGGAAGTCTCGGTTGCGCCAGGCTCGCCCTATGTCTGGTTTGTGGAACTGGACAAGGACCGCCTCGGGCGGCTCGATCCGACCGACGGCTCCGTAAAATGGGTGGATGTGCCGGGCGAGGGCCCGCAGGGGCCGCATACGCTCAATGCCGATGCGGACGGCAACCTCTGGGCCGCGCTCGAGGAAAGCTATTCGATCGGACGTTACAACCCGAAGACGGACAAGTGGGATATCTTCCCGCCGCCCGAGGGCGTGAAGTTCGCGATCACCCACGATACGGCCTTCGATTCGAACCGCCACGTGGTGGCCGACGAGGAAGGGCGCATCTGGCTGACGCTGGTGGGACTCAACGAGCTTTGGAGCGTGGATCTGGAAACCAAGGAAGTGGAGCGGCATCCGCTACCGCTCCCCGAGGACGAGACCAAGTTTCATGCCTTCGTCTATGGCTCGATCATCGAACCCGACAAGAGCCACATCTGGTGGACCCAGCTCCATGGGTTCCTGGGCTCCTTCAACATCAAGGAAGGCTATGTGGATCGCATCATCCCGTTCCCGTATGGTGCTGCGCCGCGGCGCATGGCGATCGAACCCAACGGCACGCTCTGGGTGCCGCTCTACGGTGACGGCCAGCTTGTGAAGGTGGATACGGAAAAGGGCAAGATTCTCGCGACCTATGATATGCCGGACCGGAAAGGGGCCTCGTATTCGATCACCTGGGATCCCGGCCGCGAAGTCGTCTGGGTCGGCACCACCAATTCCGACCGGGTCTATCGTTTCGATCCCAAGACCGAACGGTGGACACACTACCCGCTGCCCCGGGCCGAGGCATTCCTCAGGATGATCGAGCTCGATCACGAGACAGGTGATCTCTGGACGTCGTATTCCAACTTCCCGATCGGACCGAGAGACCCCGAGATTTACGGGCGGGCAGATGCGAACAACATGGTCGTCCGCATTCACCCGGGAGACTGA
- a CDS encoding DUF1329 domain-containing protein: MQTKRNAHFSRALASIFAGAALCLAPGLMTGDAAAEEVAPGTTIDASNIDTLLDHTYDGVRVGDALPERIRWMVRNWNLRMTLEANEAWPKDKVLEELTRQYSPQVKLDPSTKEISNYVTGVPFPEIDFENDKDAGWKVVWNFRYGKQQEDNAELPWFVFVLTDGTSGIEREQEWYFFSHHGIGNTRRDHPHVLGDGTLFNKSILAALAPHDVKGTGVLTIRYSTGKLDDTWAYIRTVRRVRRLSGGAWVDPIGGTDQLQDDFQGFNAHPTWYKDFKVVGRQKMFVQADIRKSVLNPEANSHAERYTGMDVTNPPYWNLTHPWQVRDVVIVEAIPPEIHPYSRKLLYFAPGPWTNMFGEFFDKKGEIWKTINLAHKCWCGDLGRAVDFGGFGLTTTPDRNIVYPINGVTVDYQRLHATTFVADRITYNSPNLEPDDISLSMLEEKAR, translated from the coding sequence ATGCAGACCAAGCGAAACGCCCATTTTAGCCGGGCCCTTGCCAGCATTTTCGCCGGCGCGGCCCTCTGTCTGGCGCCGGGACTGATGACGGGGGATGCGGCAGCCGAAGAAGTGGCGCCGGGCACGACGATCGATGCGTCCAACATCGACACGCTGCTCGATCATACCTATGACGGCGTACGGGTTGGCGACGCCCTGCCCGAGCGTATTCGCTGGATGGTGCGGAACTGGAACCTGCGCATGACGCTTGAGGCCAACGAGGCCTGGCCCAAAGACAAGGTGCTTGAAGAGCTGACCAGGCAGTATTCGCCGCAGGTCAAGCTCGACCCATCGACGAAAGAAATTTCCAATTACGTGACCGGCGTGCCGTTTCCGGAGATCGATTTCGAGAACGACAAGGACGCCGGCTGGAAGGTCGTCTGGAACTTCCGCTACGGCAAGCAGCAGGAAGACAACGCGGAACTGCCATGGTTCGTCTTCGTTCTGACGGACGGCACCAGCGGGATCGAGCGCGAGCAGGAGTGGTATTTCTTCTCCCATCACGGGATCGGCAACACGCGCCGGGACCATCCTCATGTGCTGGGAGACGGCACGCTCTTCAACAAGTCCATCCTGGCGGCGCTCGCCCCGCATGACGTCAAGGGCACGGGCGTGCTGACGATCCGCTATTCGACCGGCAAGCTCGACGATACCTGGGCCTATATCCGGACGGTCCGGCGTGTGCGCCGGCTGTCGGGCGGCGCCTGGGTCGATCCGATCGGCGGCACGGACCAGCTTCAGGATGACTTCCAGGGCTTCAACGCCCATCCCACCTGGTACAAGGATTTCAAGGTGGTGGGGCGCCAGAAGATGTTCGTTCAGGCGGATATCAGGAAATCGGTCCTCAACCCCGAGGCGAATTCTCATGCCGAACGCTACACGGGTATGGATGTGACCAATCCCCCGTACTGGAACCTCACCCATCCCTGGCAGGTACGGGATGTCGTCATTGTCGAGGCGATCCCGCCCGAGATCCACCCCTACAGCCGGAAGCTTCTGTATTTCGCGCCGGGGCCGTGGACCAACATGTTTGGCGAGTTCTTCGACAAGAAGGGCGAGATCTGGAAAACCATCAACCTGGCCCACAAGTGCTGGTGTGGCGATCTGGGACGGGCGGTAGATTTTGGTGGCTTCGGCCTGACGACCACGCCGGACCGCAACATCGTCTATCCCATCAACGGCGTCACGGTGGATTACCAGCGGCTCCACGCCACGACCTTCGTCGCGGACCGGATCACCTACAACTCGCCGAATCTGGAGCCCGATGACATCAGCCTCAGCATGCTTGAGGAAAAAGCGCGTTAA
- the arsB gene encoding ACR3 family arsenite efflux transporter, with the protein MTDRAAGTLEAAGGIGFFEKFLSVWVVLAIFAGVGLGNVMPGIFALIADWEYASVNIVVAILIWAMIYPMMVGVDFSSLRRAGARPKGLVITVVINWLVKPFTMAGLGVLFFEVVFADLVPAEDATQYIAGLILLGAAPCTAMVFIWSHMTRGDPTYTLVQVSLNDIIMIFAFAPIVALLLGLTEVIVPWETLVLSVGLYVIIPLAAGWLTRERLAARARRRLEGAGDEAARAEAEVVAFTDRMKPLSAIGLLATVVLLFGFQAGTIVAKPLLIALIAVPILLQSYLIFAAGYLAAWLWKVPFNIAAPAALIGTSNFFELAVAVAISLFGLTSGAALATVVGVLVEVPVMLSLVAFANSTRRHFPASPSPV; encoded by the coding sequence ATGACGGATCGCGCGGCTGGCACCCTCGAAGCGGCGGGTGGCATAGGATTCTTCGAAAAATTCCTTTCAGTCTGGGTGGTGCTTGCGATCTTCGCCGGGGTCGGGCTTGGCAACGTGATGCCCGGTATTTTCGCGCTGATCGCGGATTGGGAATACGCCTCGGTCAATATCGTTGTGGCGATCCTGATCTGGGCGATGATCTATCCCATGATGGTGGGAGTGGATTTTTCCAGCCTTCGGCGGGCAGGGGCCCGGCCCAAGGGGCTCGTCATCACTGTCGTCATCAACTGGCTGGTCAAGCCCTTTACCATGGCGGGGCTGGGCGTGCTTTTCTTCGAGGTGGTATTTGCCGACCTCGTTCCGGCCGAAGATGCGACGCAGTATATCGCGGGTCTGATCCTGCTGGGTGCCGCACCCTGCACGGCAATGGTTTTCATCTGGTCACACATGACGCGCGGCGATCCCACCTACACGCTGGTCCAGGTCTCGCTGAACGACATCATCATGATATTCGCCTTTGCGCCGATCGTGGCATTGCTGCTGGGGCTGACCGAGGTGATCGTGCCGTGGGAAACCCTCGTTCTCTCGGTCGGGCTCTACGTCATCATTCCACTGGCGGCCGGGTGGCTGACGCGTGAGCGGCTGGCGGCCCGGGCCCGGCGCCGGCTGGAGGGTGCCGGCGACGAGGCGGCGCGGGCCGAGGCCGAGGTGGTCGCATTTACCGACCGAATGAAGCCTCTTTCCGCTATCGGCCTTCTCGCAACCGTGGTGCTGTTGTTCGGATTTCAGGCCGGGACCATCGTCGCCAAGCCGCTCCTGATCGCACTGATCGCCGTTCCGATCCTGCTGCAATCCTATCTGATTTTCGCGGCCGGGTACCTCGCCGCCTGGCTCTGGAAGGTGCCGTTCAACATCGCCGCCCCGGCTGCCCTGATCGGCACCTCCAACTTCTTCGAGCTTGCCGTCGCCGTGGCGATCAGCCTGTTCGGCCTGACCTCGGGGGCCGCCCTTGCGACCGTGGTCGGCGTCCTGGTGGAGGTGCCGGTCATGCTGTCACTGGTGGCTTTCGCTAACAGCACGCGCCGCCATTTCCCCGCCAGCCCGTCTCCCGTCTGA
- a CDS encoding copper chaperone PCu(A)C, which yields MLWACSEDNGADKQAATDKAFDDIVFESTEIRVLNPWIRGKIGSRDARLYLQLRNLGEAPDELMGASTPLATSASVVRETDSESEKGEAGALTLILPPGETVALEPGVGGILMGEKQEPFIAGKMVPVTLHFRNAADLEIEAQIRFHPPNVNVRDYIRKATQ from the coding sequence GTGCTCTGGGCCTGTTCCGAAGATAATGGTGCCGACAAGCAGGCTGCCACCGACAAGGCGTTCGACGATATCGTTTTCGAATCGACCGAAATCCGGGTCCTCAACCCCTGGATCCGGGGCAAGATCGGCAGCCGTGACGCTCGTCTTTACCTTCAATTGCGCAACCTCGGCGAAGCGCCTGACGAGCTGATGGGGGCGTCGACCCCATTGGCGACGAGCGCGAGTGTCGTCCGGGAAACGGACTCCGAATCGGAAAAGGGCGAAGCCGGTGCCCTGACGCTCATCCTGCCCCCCGGTGAAACCGTGGCGCTCGAGCCCGGCGTCGGTGGCATCCTTATGGGCGAGAAACAGGAGCCGTTTATTGCGGGCAAGATGGTGCCGGTCACCCTGCATTTCAGGAACGCGGCCGATCTCGAGATCGAGGCGCAGATCCGCTTTCACCCGCCCAACGTGAACGTTCGGGATTACATCAGGAAGGCCACACAGTAG
- a CDS encoding LLM class flavin-dependent oxidoreductase, with translation MKFSLLFLPCYDPAAHGSESDLYNQIIDECVLAESLGFDTAWVAEHHFHKYGGHVPNVSILLSAIAQRTTRLNIAAGGLCVPLNSPIRLAEEVAMLDTLSGGRMRVGMVRAFLSHEYDAFQVDMAESRARYEEGIEIMRGLWSNKTFSYDGQFTKFDEIELLPKCIQKPHPRITVGTVMSKESFEYAAYNGFDLMVVPYIFPFEALAEKIGWYTDALKAAGRDPKDHNIMTSYYFYTNENDEKASEYAREPILGCLEYLADAASPDKWSADYKGYQGMSKIVREMKDYDHLYADNRVMVGPTGKLRAHIKALEEVGITEVSIQPSLPGISAAEAENAIKVFAREVMPAFTGAAAAAQ, from the coding sequence ATGAAGTTCAGCCTTTTGTTTCTGCCCTGCTATGATCCTGCCGCGCACGGATCGGAAAGCGACCTCTACAACCAGATCATCGACGAGTGCGTTCTCGCCGAATCCCTGGGGTTCGACACAGCCTGGGTTGCCGAACACCATTTCCATAAATACGGCGGTCATGTTCCCAATGTCTCGATCCTGCTTTCGGCGATCGCGCAGCGCACCACGCGACTCAACATTGCCGCCGGCGGATTATGCGTGCCGCTGAACTCTCCGATCCGGCTGGCCGAGGAAGTCGCGATGCTCGACACGCTTTCGGGCGGGCGCATGCGGGTCGGCATGGTGCGGGCGTTCCTCTCGCACGAATATGACGCATTCCAGGTCGACATGGCCGAGAGTCGCGCCCGCTACGAAGAAGGCATCGAGATCATGCGTGGTCTGTGGAGCAACAAGACTTTCTCCTACGACGGCCAGTTTACCAAATTCGACGAGATCGAACTTCTGCCGAAATGCATCCAGAAGCCCCATCCGCGCATTACCGTAGGTACGGTGATGAGCAAGGAATCGTTCGAGTACGCGGCGTATAACGGTTTCGATCTGATGGTGGTTCCCTACATCTTTCCCTTCGAGGCACTGGCAGAGAAAATCGGCTGGTACACCGATGCGCTGAAGGCGGCGGGACGCGATCCCAAGGATCACAACATCATGACGTCGTATTATTTCTACACGAACGAAAACGACGAGAAGGCCAGCGAGTATGCGCGCGAGCCCATTCTGGGATGCCTCGAATATCTCGCCGACGCGGCCAGCCCCGACAAGTGGTCAGCCGACTACAAGGGGTATCAGGGCATGTCCAAGATCGTGCGTGAAATGAAGGATTACGACCATCTCTATGCTGACAACCGGGTGATGGTGGGCCCGACCGGGAAGCTTCGTGCGCATATCAAGGCTCTGGAAGAGGTCGGCATCACCGAGGTCTCGATCCAGCCGTCGCTGCCCGGCATCTCCGCGGCCGAGGCTGAAAACGCAATCAAGGTCTTCGCCCGCGAAGTCATGCCGGCCTTCACCGGCGCCGCGGCAGCGGCGCAGTAA